One Triticum dicoccoides isolate Atlit2015 ecotype Zavitan chromosome 5B, WEW_v2.0, whole genome shotgun sequence genomic window carries:
- the LOC119307560 gene encoding protein JINGUBANG-like, with the protein MRNHKKLLQFLRPDPAVAAANDDGCSPLPSPTTSGSASTSATASPSPYVASPWVNLPGLGAGAALTAGAADETGLLGSFVKEDGHVYSLAAAGDLLYTGTDSKNVRVWRDRREFAGFQCGSGLVKAIVVAGDGRIYTGHQDGKIRVWRASADDPAVHKRVGSLPKLGDFLRSSVRPSHYIETRRRHSSVWLRHFDAVSCLSLDADAGLLYSGSWDRTFKVWRVSDSRCLESVRAHDDAVNTVAAAGFNALAFTGSADGTVKVWRREDGKGGATRHVMERVLRKGESAVTAIAVAAEARVVYVASSDGAVTHWQWRRGADRESAPRNGGALRGHKMAVLSVAVAGRVVVSGSADRTIAVWRRDEGADHSRLAVLSGHTGPVKCVAMDEEEPVDADGHRRWVVYSGSLDGSVKVWRVSDAPGAMTTRTPAHVWKGTPSPLGAWTPYRAPERR; encoded by the coding sequence ATGAGGAATCACAAGAAGTTGCTGCAGTTCCTGCGGCCGgacccggcggtggcggcggccaacGACGACGGGTGCTCCCCGCTGCCTTCGCCCACGACCAGCGGGAGCGCGAGCACGTCGGCCACGGCGTCCCCGTCGCCGTACGTCGCGTCGCCGTGGGTCAACCTCCcggggctcggcgccggggcggcgcTGACGGCCGGCGCCGCGGACGAGACGGGTCTCCTTGGGTCGTTCGTCAAGGAGGACGGGCACGTGTACTCGCTCGCCGCCGCCGGGGACCTGCTGTACACCGGCACGGACTCCAAGAACGTGCGGGTGTGGAGGGACCGCCGAGAGTTCGCCGGGTTCCAGTGCGGGAGCGGGCTCGTCAAGGCCATCGTCGTCGCCGGGGACGGGAGGATATACACCGGCCACCAGGACGGCAAGATCCGCGTGTGGCGCGCGTCCGCCGACGACCCTGCCGTGCACAAGCGCGTCGGCTCGCTCCCGAAGCTCGGGGACTTTCTCAGGAGCTCCGTCAGGCCGTCGCACTACATCGAGACGCGGCGCCGGCACAGCTCCGTCTGGCTGCGGCACTTCGACGCCGTGTCGTGCCTCAGCCTGGACGCTGACGCCGGGCTGCTCTACTCCGGGTCGTGGGACAGGACCTTCAAGGTGTGGCGCGTGTCCGACTCAAGGTGCCTCGAGTCGGTGCGCGCCCACGACGACGCTGTCAACACGGTGGCCGCGGCGGGGTTTAACGCGCTGGCTTTCACCGGCTCCGCGGACGGCACGGTCAAGGTGTGGCGGCGGGAGGACGGCAAGGGCGGCGCCACGAGGCACGTCATGGAGCGGGTGCTGCGGAAGGGCGAGAGCGCGGTGACCGCCATCGCCGTTGCGGCGGAGGCGCGCGTGGTCTACGTGGCCTCGTCGGACGGGGCCGTGACCCACTGGCAGTGGCGGCGCGGAGCCGACCGGGAGAGCGCGCCGAGGAACGGCGGGGCGCTTCGCGGGCACAAGATGGCCGTGCTGTCCGTCGCGGTGGCGGGGCGCGTGGTCGTGAGCGGCTCCGCCGACCGGACGATCGCCGTGTGGCGGCGCGACGAGGGCGCTGACCACTCCCGCCTCGCCGTGCTGAGCGGCCACACGGGGCCGGTCAAGTGCGTGGCCATGGACGAGGAGGAGCCCGTCGACGCGGACGGGCACCGGCGGTGGGTGGTGTACAGCGGCAGCCTCGACGGGTCGGTGAAGGTGTGGCGCGTGTCCGACGCGCCGGGCGCGATGACGACGCGGACGCCGGCCCACGTGTGGAAGGGCACGCCGTCGCCGCTGGGCGCGTGGACGCCGTACCGGGCGCCGGAGCGGCGCTGA